One stretch of Euphorbia lathyris chromosome 7, ddEupLath1.1, whole genome shotgun sequence DNA includes these proteins:
- the LOC136235034 gene encoding phenolic glucoside malonyltransferase 1-like yields the protein MEKVPSVKIVEVSQVTPNDDSATELSLPLTYFDILLLKYFPTQRIFFYKLSQDESTRTCFNSVILPKLKHSLSLTLVHYLPLAGNITWPEDAPKPFILYSPNDGISLLFGESNSDFNHLCQNQIREAAELHPYVPDLSVSDSKAAITAIQITFFPNQGFSIGISSHHGVSDGKSVAMFMKSWGYICNKEGVLPVELSPVFDRTIHDPIGLDMIYLKTWSEAKFPGLDSSPKSLKLMRVTRDSTNLVRSTFELSREEIDKLKHKVRSCFSQDAKEIQLSTFVVSYAYIVVSIGKAKKIERKRKVAFTFPANCRARLEPPLSNNYFGNCTRGYCTLAEAESIIGENGIGFVAEKLSEKIKELKKVGMDIVKEMEEQLGGLKIIESEGAIEEIGVAGSPQFGMYGTDFGWGKPEKVEIVSIDKSGSNIVSMAETKDGNGGVEIGVVMEKNEMEMFTCLFYTGLSDDM from the coding sequence ATGGAAAAAGTTCCATCAGTGAAGATAGTTGAGGTTTCTCAAGTTACTCCAAATGACGATTCTGCTACCGAGTTGTCTCTCCCTCTCACCTATTTTGATATCTTATTACTGAAATACTTCCCTACCCAGCGAATATTTTTCTACAAACTCAGCCAAGATGAGTCAACTCGTACCTGTTTCAACTCGGTGATACTTCCTAAACTTAAACACTCCCTCTCCCTTACCCTAGTCCACTATCTTCCTCTTGCAGGCAACATCACATGGCCTGAAGATGCTCCCAAACCCTTCATTCTCTACTCTCCAAATGATGGAATCTCACTCCTATTTGGAGAGTCTAACTCCGATTTTAACCATCTTTGTCAAAATCAAATTAGGGAAGCGGCTGAATTACATCCTTATGTCCCTGACCTATCTGTTTCCGACTCAAAAGCTGCAATCACGGCCATTCAAATTACCTTCTTCCCTAATCAAGGTTTTTCAATCGGTATCTCTTCACACCACGGGGTCTCCGATGGAAAAAGTGTAGCCATGTTTATGAAATCATGGGGTTATATATGCAATAAAGAAGGGGTTTTACCGGTTGAGCTCAGTCCGGTATTTGATCGGACAATTCATGATCCGATTGGACTTGATATGATTTATTTGAAGACCTGGTCTGAAGCTAAATTTCCAGGTTTAGATTCAAGCCCTAAAAGCTTAAAGCTAATGCGAGTCACAAGAGATTCCACAAACTTAGTTCGATCGACTTTCGAGTTATCTCGTGAAGAGATAGACAAACTCAAGCATAAGGTTCGTTCTTGTTTCTCTCAAGATGCAAAGGAAATACAATTATCAACATTTGTTGTTTCATATGCTTATATTGTGGTGTCAATTGGGAAAGCAAAAAAGATTGAGAGGAAAAGAAAGGTAGCTTTTACATTTCCAGCGAATTGCAGAGCTCGATTGGAGCCTCCATTGTCGAATAACTATTTTGGGAACTGTACTAGAGGGTATTGTACATTGGCAGAAGCAGAATCCATAATAGGAGAGAATGGAATTGGGTTTGTTGCAGAGAAGCTTAGCGAGAAGataaaggaattgaagaaagtaGGGATGGATATAGTGAAAGAAATGGAAGAGCAATTGGGTGGTCTGAAGATTATTGAGAGTGAAGGTGCAATTGAAGAAATTGGAGTAGCTGGATCACCTCAATTTGGGATGTATGGAACAGATTTTGGATGGGGAAAACCAGAGAAAGTGGAAATTGTATCCATAGATAAGAGTGGATCAAATATTGTTTCTATGGCTGAGACTAAAGATGGGAATGGTGGAGTTGAGATTGGTGTGGTTATGGAGAAGAATGAGATGGAGATGTTTACTTGTCTTTTTTATACTGGCCTTAGTGATGATATGTGA
- the LOC136235969 gene encoding pleiotropic drug resistance protein 2-like: MSRNLSASRNRKSWGSGRSSIREVWGNQGDVFGRSERDEEDLKWAAIERLPTYDRLRKGILKQVLDNGIVDYQEIDVTNLGMQDKKQLLETILQVVEEDNEKFLLRLRERTDRVGIEIPKIEVRFEHVSVEGDAYVGTRALPTLVNASLNTILEVAWSPFICRGNL, from the exons ATGAGTAGGAATTTATCAGCTTCAAGAAACAGGAAAAGTTGGGGTTCAGGTAGAAGCAGTATAAGAGAAGTATGGGGTAATCAAGGAGATGTGTTTGGACGGagtgaaagagatgaagaagacCTCAAATGGGCAGCAATAGAGAGGCTTCCAACTTATGATAGGCTAAGGAAAGGGATTTTGAAGCAGGTTTTAGATAATGGAATTGTTGATTATCAAGAGATTGATGTTACTAATCTTGGTATGCAAGATAAGAAACAACTTTTGGAGACTATCCTTCAAGTTGTTGAAGAGGATAATGAGAAGTTTCTGCTTCGACTTAGGGAAAGAACTGATAG GGTAGGAATTGAgattcctaagattgaagtTAGATTTGAGCATGTATCAGTAGAAGGGGATGCCTATGTTGGAACAAGAGCACTTCCTACTTTGGTGAATGCATCTTTGAATACAATATTAGAG GTAGCTTGGTCTCCATTTATTTGTAGAGGGAATTTGTGA